A single genomic interval of Arachis duranensis cultivar V14167 chromosome 7, aradu.V14167.gnm2.J7QH, whole genome shotgun sequence harbors:
- the LOC107458595 gene encoding uncharacterized protein LOC107458595, producing MPLYVKFLKELITKKRSWQENETVILTQECSAIIQKELPPKLKDPGSFLIPYTIGNMAIDKSLCNLEVSINLMPLAMMKKMMIEELKPTRMSLQLADRSIKIPNGVVENLLVKVGIFIFPADFVVLDMDEEGNNLVILGRPFLATARTIIGVEKGEMIFRVHDEQMTINIFKAMQYPAEKESCMRIDVVDSLVEEVFEANH from the coding sequence ATGCCATTATATGTAAAATTTCTTAAAGAATTgatcaccaagaagagaagctggcAGGAGAATGAAACTGTGATTCTTACTCAAGAgtgtagtgccatcattcaaAAGGAACTTCCACCAAAGCTCAAAGATCCAGGCAGCTTCCTCATACCATACACAATTGGGAACATGGCCATTGACAAATCACTTTGTAACCTGGAAgtaagcatcaacttaatgcctcttgccatgatgaagaaaatgatgatAGAAGAGCTTAAACCTACAAGGATGTCACTTCAACTTGCTGACAGATCCATCAAAATACCAAATGGAGTAGTGGAGAATCTCTTGGTGAAAGTGGGAATTTTTATATTCCCAGCCGACTTTGTGGTCTTAGATATGGATGAAGAAGGAAATAATTTAGTTattcttggtagaccctttttggccactgctagaacAATCATTGGTGTGGAAAAGGGGGAGATGATCTTTAGAGTACATGATGAGCAAATGACTATAAACATCTTCAAGGCAATGCAATACCCTGCTGAGAAAGAAAGTTGCATGAGGATTGATGTGGTAGACTCCTTGGTTGAAGAAGTATTTGAAGCAAACCATTAA